The genomic interval ACCCTCTTTCGCTTCCACGGCCTGGTGAAGCCCATCCGACCAGCGCCGCCCGACCATCAGACGACCGGTGTGCTCGTCGACAATATGCACCTGTCCGTCCTGCACCACATAATCGACGTCTTTTTCATAAACGCTGTATGCGCGGATTAACTGGTCAACCGCGTGAACCCGCTCGTTTCGCAGGGCATAATCCTCCTGAATCGCGCGGCGTTTTTCCATGATTTCTTCCGGCGTCATATCGGTTGCGCCGTCGAGTTCCGCCATCATGGATACCATGTCCGGCAGAACATACATATCCGGGTCATCCGGGTTGAGCTCCGCGCAGCCGATTTCGGTGAGGTCGGCATCGTGCCCTTTTTCGTCGATGGTGAAGTAAAGCTCCTGCCGCAGTTCACGGGCCAGTTTTTCATTTTCCTTTTTGAGCATCTCCATCTGGGTTTTTTCGAGAAGTTTGCGATATTTAACGTTCTCGATCAGATGCATCAGCTGTTTGTTTTTCGGCATGCCCTGATGGACCTGGTAAAGTTTCAGACCGGCCTCATAATCTTCGTTCCGCTCAAGGAGATCTTTGGCTTCTTTCAGCAGTTTTGTGCAGAGGTCACGCTGCCGGCGTACCAGACGTTCAGTTGCCGGCTGCAGTTCCTCATACTGGGTAGAAGAATAGGGGCGGGGCCGGAAATAATCAGCGGGGTACGGGCTTCGTCGATCAGAATCGAGTCGATTTCGTCGACGATGGCAAAGTTGTGCCCTTTCTGCTGCACCATATCCTCGGGACTGTAGGCCATGTTGTCGCGCAGGTAGTCAAAGCCGAACTCGGAGTTGGTGCCGTAGGTAATGTCGCAGAGATACTGTTTACGCCGTTCCGCCGGCGGCATCATGTTTTTCAGGCAACCGACTGTCAGTCCCAGCCACTTGTAGAGATGGCCCATCCATTCAGAGTCGCGCTGCGAATGATAATCGGAGGTGGTGACCACGTGGACACCCTGGCCGGAAAGTGCATTGAGATATACCGGAAGGGTGGCCACAAGGGTTTTACCTTCACCGGTCGCCATTTCAGCAATCATGCCTTTATGCATGGCCAGACCGCCAATCAGCTGGACATCAAAATGAACCATATTCCAGTCGATCGGATGGCCGATAACCTCCACCGTCGTACCGCACAGACGGCGCGCAGCGTTTTTCACCACAGCAAATGCTTCTAGCTCTATGTCTTCAAGGGTTTCGCCGTTCTGGAGACGATCTTTAAACTCCTGCGTTTTGGCCTGCAGCTGCTCGTCGCTCAATGCTTTATACTCTTCGTCGAATGCATTGATTTTTTCGACCAGCGGACGCATCTTTTTCAGGTCGCGCTCATTCTTCGAGCCGAGAATCTTCTTCAATATCCAATTCATGTCAGTTCCTAATTTGCAAAAAGAGGTTGAAACCTAGCGCATTTACCTGGAAGCAACAAGCCGTGAGTCGCACGAAGAAAGAGGTTGCGGTGCCCTTTTTTAAAGAATTCCGGAGGTTGAAAAACTTGAAACCAACATGCGCTCCACATAGCATCTATTGCTATATGGATGATAAAACAACTCCGGTGCCACTGGTGATCTTCGGTGTGCCGTTTCATAACGTCACGTTCGAGGAGGCCATCGACTGGATCGTCGAGCGCGTGCGTTCCGGCCAGCCGGCCAATATTGCCACGGCCAACCTCGATTTTGTTACCCGGGCCTGGGATGACCCCGAACTCCGCCGGATTCTCATTGATGCTGATCTTGTGCTCGCTGACGGTTTTCCCATGGTCAAACTGTCTCCGTTTTTCGGTCCGAAACTCAAAGACCGAGTCACCGGCTCAGACCTCACGCCGCTGCTTGCTGAGCGTGCGGCAAAGGAGGGGATGAGCATTTACGGTCTCGGCTCCGCAGCGGGGGTTGCTGAAAACGCGCTTAACATTCTGAAGCAACGCCACCCCGGCCTCATCATCGCCGGCAGTTTTGCACCGCCGTTTGCTCCGCTTCTTGAAATGGATCATCGCGAAATTCTTCAGCGACTGGAAAAAGCAAAACCCGATATTCTGCTTGTTGCCTTCGGGGCTCCGAAGCAGGATAAGTTTATCAGTATGCATGTACGCAGCTGGAATATTCCTGTATCCATCGGCATCGGAGCATCTCTTGATTTTATTTCCGGCAAACAGAAGCGGGCCCCGAAATTCCTGCAGAAATGTTGCCTCGAATGGCTCTGGCGCGTCTGCTGCAGCCCGCATCGCTTATGTTCGCGCTACGTTGCCAATCTGCGTTTTCTGCTCTCCGCTTCACGCCAGATGCATTCGATTCATAATATGCCCGATCATGAAGTCAGCTTTCAGTCTTTGGATGAGCAGCACATCCGGACTCTGGAAAAGCACCGGATTGTTACCGATTATTTCCAATCCCTGGAAACCGGACAGAAGGCTGCGGAATTTATTGAAAGAATGCAGAAGCGGACCGGCGAAAATAACCTGCTGCTTGATCTCCACGCTATTCCCTGGCTCAACAGTCTTGAGCTCGGTGCCCTGCTCGAAATCAATAAGTTCTGTCGCGGTCAGGGCTGTCGTCTGATTCTCTATGCGCTCCGTCCGAAAGTCAGGACCCTGCTGGAAACCTGCCGGCTGACAGACTATTTTGTGATCGTCTGCACCGTGCAGGATGCCGTCGGGACGGCGGATAAACTGGCTGAACATGCCGATGGCGAAGCTGTTTTTTCGGAGGGTCAGCTCAAGTTAAAACTGCCTATCGAACTCAGTGCTGCTTCGCTTCCTGTTTTTGAACATTCGACTCAGTCGTTGCAGCAGGAACTGCTGCAGGACGGGAGGCTCAAATCAATAGAGGTTAACGCTGAGCAGCTCGATTTTATCGACAGTGCCGGGCTCGGCTATCTCATCGCCCTCAAAAAAAAGGCTTCTGATTCCGGAGTCAGTATGTCCGTCAGAAACCTCACCCCCGCGTTACGCCGCACCTTCGAAATCGCCCGCGTTGATCAGGTACTTCTGTAAAATCACCCCGGTTGTTATACATTGCGCCCGCTTCTGAATAATGTGATCGTGTATTGAGGCGCAGGTCTATTTCCGCACCGGTATTATTCAGCCGCTCGCGAGTTTGTGAGCATGGCGGGTGGTTTCCGGCAGTTTGTATCGGGTGACGCATTGCATAACCAGTTTCGGAGCCGTGTGAATACTGACGCGGTGGCCGGGGGAAATATAGAGCGGTTTGATATTGGAACGCGTACGCAGGACAACGCCAATCTGTTCGGTTTTATCCATCAACGGAACAAAGCTGCCTTTTTTGGGCGGGACTTCATCATGCGTGCCTATGAGGCGCGATTTTCCGACACCGATCGCCGGGATGTTGAGCAGCAGACCAAGGTGGGCGGCGATTCCGAAACGACGGGGATGGGCGATGCCCTGGCCATCGCATAAAAGCAGACCGGGTTCTTCACTCAGCTTCAGCATAGCCTCTAAAACACAGGGCACTTCCCGAAAGGAGAGCAGACCGGGAATATACGGGAAAGATGTCGGGCGGTGAGCCACCGCCGTTTCAATCACTTCCAGGGTCTGGAAGTCCAGTACGGCAATGGCGGCGCGGGTGATGGTATTGTCCGCTTCAAAGCCGACATCCACACCGGCCACCGTTTTAATTTCCCCGAAATCATCCGTCAGTCTGATATGAGACTGCAGCGACTTCTGAATGGCAATCGCTTCCTTCGGGCTGACATCCCATGGGTGCATGATTCCCTTTTGTCAAAGGTCATAAAATATTTGGTCGAATGTCGGAGACCTTTGACGGTGGGCATTCCGACCTTCGACGAAGCGGCAAAGCCGCTACATTTTTTTGAATGCCTCCAGGAAGGCATCGATGTGCATTTCGGTATGGGCGGCGGAGACGAAGGCGACTTCGAATCCGCTCGGCGGGGTGTAGAACCCGTGATCGAGCATATGGTGAAAATAGGCCGCGTGTGCTTTCTGATCGCACGCTTTGGAGTCATCCAGATTCCGAACGGCCTTTTTACGGAAAAACGGCGTGAACATGCCGCCCCGTTGTGCGCAGTGCAGATCCAACCCTTTTTCGGCAGCAATACGGTTGATCCCGTCAGCCAGTTTTCTGCCAAGTCTCTCCATCTCTGGATAAGGATTTTCATCGCGCAGCAGTTCCAGCGTTTTCATACCGGCGGCCACCGCCACCGGATTGCCGCTGAGTGTGCCGGCCTGATACACCGGACCCAGCGGTGCGAGGCTGGACATAATTTTCGTGCTGCCGCCGAGGGCCCCGATCGGCATACCGCCGCCGATGATTTTTCCCAGTGTGGTGAGGTCGGGTTTAATGCCGATGGTATGACCGAATGTCGTCGGCGCCAGACGGAAGCCGTTAATAACTTCGTCAAAAATCAGCAGGGTACCGTAGGCTGCGGTTGCTTCGCGCAGTCCTTCAAGGAATCCGGGTTCCGGTTCAACCAGACCCATGTTACCGGCAATGGGTTCGACGATGACGGCGGCAATATTTTCCCCGTCGGCTTTCAGTACTTCCTGAACTTTTGCGAGATCGTTGTACGGAACCACATAGACTTCTTCGGTGGCGGCCGGCGAAACGCCGGCGGAAGAGGAGGTGCCGCCGGTCAGCAGGCCGGACCCGGCGGCGACGAGCAGGTAGTCGGAGTGGCCGTGGTAGCAGCCGTCGAATTTAATGATTTTGCGCCGCCCGGTATAACCGCGCGCCAGACGGATGGCACTCATGACCGCCTCCGTGCCCGAACTGACGAGGCGCACCATGTCCATTTCCGGAATCAGGCTGGTGATCAATTCCGCAAATTCCGCTTCTTTGGCGGTGTTAGCCCCGAAGGTCAATCCATTCTCCGCCGTTTTGGCAACCGCATCGACCACTTCATCGCGGGCGTGCCCCAGAATCAACGGGCCCCACGATCCGCAGAAATCAATCAGTTCCGTGCCGTCTTCTGTCTGCACATACGCGCCTTTACCCGATTTAAAATAAACCGGCGTTCCGCCGACCCCGTTAAAGGCGCGGACCGGGCTGTTCACTCCGCCGGGAATCACTTTCTGTGCGCGTTCAAACCATTTTGCTGAATTCATAGTGTTTTCCTGTTGTAAATTATACTGATTCCATTTTTCGCCCTGTCTGGTTAAACGACCGGGAACTTGGATTGCATGGGTTCACAGTCATTATGTCTTTTTCGGTGCCCGGACAGAGGGATAACAGCCGGTAATCTGCCATCCAGTTTCAGCTCCGCCAAGAACCGGTTTATGTTTCGTTACGGAAAATGATGTACGGCCGGCCTCAGAACGGCCGGGCTTCGAGCTTGTAGAATCCGTTGGTCTGTCCAGAGTCGGCTGTAATTTCAATCTGCAGCATTGTTCCGTTCCCGGCAATCGCATCGGAGATTTCCTGCCAATCGGGATCCGACAGACTTTCCGTTGAGAGGATCTGATAGCTGTGATCAGTTTCTGAATCGGTCACGGAAATTCTGATCTGCAGTTCGCCGGAACTGTTCCTTTCCAATGAAAAATCGGTAATAGGTACTGTGTTGTCTTCTGTATGCTCTGACATGGCCATAAAATTCGGCATATTGCCCGAGAAGGTCAGGCGGTAGATAATATCGAAAGCCCCGCCAAAATATGAATTACTGATATCCCAGTCCTGATCATTTTCGAGGTTGTTGTAGTAGGCCGTGAGCTGTGAAGCGTAGGCAGAGGACCTCATGAAGATGGATCCGACTCCGCCAACGAAAGTTGCATTATTCCAGGTTCCTGTAAAGGTGCCGGTTTCATAATCAATCTTATCGTTCACAAGTGATACCGAGGTGTTCCCGAACGTTGCTAAAGCTTTGTCAAGATAGGTTTCCGCATCCTGTCCGCCCCACCATGCATATCCAAGAGCAATTCTCCATGGAGTCCGGATGGCATCGTAACTCATGTCCGTCGATAAAGTATCGGTTGGATTGTTCGGCGCGTACCAGTCGGAAGAGATGCCGGCAGCACTCTGATTTTCCAGAACATCTTCAAAAGTGGCATTTACAACGTTATTCCAGAAGCTTGCATTTTCTGAGTCAAAGGCGGCAAACAGCTTGAGTCCGAAATAGGAAAAGTAGGATGGATTTTTTTTGTCATCCCACATATCCCCCGGTTTAAGGACGTAATTATTATCCACTTCGTATGTCTTTATTTTTTCAAGAAGATTTAATGCATCGGTTTTGTAATTTTCATCACCAAACTGATAATAGGCCATAATCAGCGCAACAGCGACGTCCAGCTCTGCATCTGTTGCGGCTCCGGTCTGATTGACTTGGGAGAATCCATCTATTTTCCAGTGCATTAAGCCGTTGTCATCGAGGAAGTTGTTGTAATAGGCCCAAAGTTTGTCGAATTCATCCTGATAACTGGTTGTATCGCTGCTCATATACACGGCCAGAAGCATTCCGTATCCAATGCCCTCTGATACGGTATAATTCGGGTCATCAAATTTAATTCGGGCGTAATTACCGTTTTCTACATAAAAATTTCCCCACCAGATTTCGAAAGCTTCTTTAAGACGTGATGCGGATACTGAGGTCAGATTATATCCGTAATCATAAGATATATTCTGCGGGAATGGGAAATGGACGGTTGCAGATGCAACGGTTGTAAGCAGTGTCATCAGAACGGATAGTTTTTTCATCGTATTTTTCCGGGGTTTCATAAGTATAATTATTCGGGATGTTTTTCGGGGTATTCGGGCGCCTCTAAAAACTCCGCCACAGCATTTATCTAAGATAAAGAAAGTAGAATATATACTTATTTTATATGAGTGCAAGTTTTAGCGGGTTTTAGATTGTTTGCCTGTTAGGACAACGGAATAATTTATTGTCTATTGGGATTTCGTGTTATGGGCCAATATGTATTCCTCCTTAAAGTAAGGAGAACATTGTGGCGGTAATGCCCAGGCATTCTTTGTTTATTCATGCAAAACACCGCGTCGATTGCAGAGTATGCAAACACCTTGTTTTAGACCAATCCGTCCCGTATTTTCCGGGGATGTCGAAATACGAGAAAATCGAACTTCTGTTGGGGGAATTGTATCAGCATCGAAAACTGTTTTCGGCGCTGTTTGAACGGCGTATGACAGAGGTGCCGGAGGAAGCGGTGCTGGAACTGATGGATGGCCGTTCGGATAAGCTGGAGCGGCTGGAGGATTACGGGCTGTTGGTGCGTACGCCGGGATTTGTGAAACTGGGGTCGCAGCTCCACGATTTTTTCAGCGAATACATGGAGGTCGATGAGACGGTTCATGTGCTCTACATTCAGGAAAATCTCAACGAAATCAAACGGCTCAAAGCCTATTGGGAAAAAGATCGGCAGGAGCGCTATTTGTTGCGCATCAAAAAACATTTGCGCGAAATCACCCGGATTGCGGCGTTGAATGTGAAAACGTTGCGCAACAATATGGAAGAGACTTACA from Verrucomicrobia bacterium S94 carries:
- a CDS encoding WecB/TagA/CpsF family glycosyltransferase — its product is MDDKTTPVPLVIFGVPFHNVTFEEAIDWIVERVRSGQPANIATANLDFVTRAWDDPELRRILIDADLVLADGFPMVKLSPFFGPKLKDRVTGSDLTPLLAERAAKEGMSIYGLGSAAGVAENALNILKQRHPGLIIAGSFAPPFAPLLEMDHREILQRLEKAKPDILLVAFGAPKQDKFISMHVRSWNIPVSIGIGASLDFISGKQKRAPKFLQKCCLEWLWRVCCSPHRLCSRYVANLRFLLSASRQMHSIHNMPDHEVSFQSLDEQHIRTLEKHRIVTDYFQSLETGQKAAEFIERMQKRTGENNLLLDLHAIPWLNSLELGALLEINKFCRGQGCRLILYALRPKVRTLLETCRLTDYFVIVCTVQDAVGTADKLAEHADGEAVFSEGQLKLKLPIELSAASLPVFEHSTQSLQQELLQDGRLKSIEVNAEQLDFIDSAGLGYLIALKKKASDSGVSMSVRNLTPALRRTFEIARVDQVLL
- a CDS encoding deoxyribonuclease V, translating into MHPWDVSPKEAIAIQKSLQSHIRLTDDFGEIKTVAGVDVGFEADNTITRAAIAVLDFQTLEVIETAVAHRPTSFPYIPGLLSFREVPCVLEAMLKLSEEPGLLLCDGQGIAHPRRFGIAAHLGLLLNIPAIGVGKSRLIGTHDEVPPKKGSFVPLMDKTEQIGVVLRTRSNIKPLYISPGHRVSIHTAPKLVMQCVTRYKLPETTRHAHKLASG
- the hemL gene encoding glutamate-1-semialdehyde-2,1-aminomutase, whose protein sequence is MNSAKWFERAQKVIPGGVNSPVRAFNGVGGTPVYFKSGKGAYVQTEDGTELIDFCGSWGPLILGHARDEVVDAVAKTAENGLTFGANTAKEAEFAELITSLIPEMDMVRLVSSGTEAVMSAIRLARGYTGRRKIIKFDGCYHGHSDYLLVAAGSGLLTGGTSSSAGVSPAATEEVYVVPYNDLAKVQEVLKADGENIAAVIVEPIAGNMGLVEPEPGFLEGLREATAAYGTLLIFDEVINGFRLAPTTFGHTIGIKPDLTTLGKIIGGGMPIGALGGSTKIMSSLAPLGPVYQAGTLSGNPVAVAAGMKTLELLRDENPYPEMERLGRKLADGINRIAAEKGLDLHCAQRGGMFTPFFRKKAVRNLDDSKACDQKAHAAYFHHMLDHGFYTPPSGFEVAFVSAAHTEMHIDAFLEAFKKM